In Devosia beringensis, a single window of DNA contains:
- the fsa gene encoding fructose-6-phosphate aldolase translates to MKFFVDTAEIKDIKELYETGLLDGVTTNPSLIAKSGRDFKEVIAEICALVPGPVSAEVASLEYDGMVAEGEHLAKIAENVVIKLPLTLPGLKATKYFFDKGIKTNVTLCFSANQALLAAKVGATYISPFLGRLDDINLDGVELIENIRQIYDNYGFETQILAASIRSPNHVTQVALAGSDVATIPPDVIRKLANHPLTNAGIEGFLKDWKGTGQSIL, encoded by the coding sequence ATGAAGTTCTTTGTCGATACTGCGGAAATCAAGGACATCAAGGAGCTCTATGAGACCGGTCTCCTCGACGGCGTCACCACCAACCCATCGCTGATCGCCAAGTCCGGCCGCGACTTCAAGGAAGTCATTGCCGAGATCTGTGCGCTGGTCCCCGGCCCGGTTTCGGCCGAAGTCGCCAGCCTCGAATATGACGGCATGGTCGCCGAAGGCGAACACCTCGCCAAGATCGCCGAAAACGTCGTCATCAAGCTGCCCCTGACCTTGCCTGGCCTCAAGGCCACCAAGTACTTCTTCGACAAGGGCATCAAGACCAACGTCACCCTGTGCTTCTCGGCCAATCAGGCCCTGCTGGCCGCCAAGGTCGGCGCGACCTATATCTCGCCCTTCCTCGGGCGGCTCGATGACATCAACCTCGATGGCGTCGAGCTGATCGAGAACATCCGCCAGATCTATGACAATTATGGTTTCGAGACCCAGATCCTGGCCGCCTCGATCCGCTCGCCCAACCACGTCACCCAGGTTGCCCTGGCCGGTTCGGACGTCGCCACCATTCCGCCCGACGTGATCCGCAAGCTGGCCAACCACCCGCTGACCAATGCGGGCATTGAAGGCTTCCTCAAGGACTGGAAGGGCACCGGCCAGTCGATCCTCTAG
- a CDS encoding amino acid aminotransferase, with amino-acid sequence MFETLTKAPGDKILALMGEYAADPRPTKIDLGVGVYKDEQGTTPIMSSVKKAEARILAQGKTKTYLGIAGNKGFGAAVLDLVLGDTLDRARVRIAQAPGGTGSLWVLMQLINRARPGATVWVSDPTWPNHNPIAENSGLVVKTYPYFDTQTRGVKFAQMLAALDGLGKDDVVLLHGCCHNPTGANLTPDQWDMVASSLVRTGALPFIDLAYLGFGDGLDADAYGTRKILSTVPEALVAFSGSKNFGLYRERIGAAILVARDGAEADVTQSQLLNIIRGAYSQPPDHGAEIIRTILEDAELRAEWETELDLMRNRMIHLREKLSEAIRNKSNSADFDFIAAHRGMFSLLGLDNAVVEHLKAANGIYMIGDSRINVAGIPEDRVGDLADALLAAIK; translated from the coding sequence ATGTTCGAGACTCTCACCAAGGCCCCCGGCGACAAGATTCTGGCGCTCATGGGCGAATACGCGGCCGATCCGCGCCCCACCAAGATCGATCTCGGCGTCGGCGTCTATAAGGACGAGCAGGGCACCACCCCGATCATGAGCTCGGTGAAAAAGGCCGAGGCGCGCATCCTGGCCCAGGGCAAGACCAAGACCTATCTCGGCATTGCCGGCAACAAGGGCTTCGGCGCCGCCGTGCTCGATCTGGTGCTCGGCGATACGCTGGACCGCGCCCGCGTCCGCATCGCCCAGGCCCCCGGCGGCACCGGCTCGCTTTGGGTGCTGATGCAGCTGATCAACCGCGCCCGCCCCGGCGCCACCGTCTGGGTCTCCGACCCGACCTGGCCCAACCATAACCCCATCGCCGAAAATTCCGGCCTCGTGGTCAAGACTTATCCCTACTTCGACACCCAGACACGCGGCGTCAAATTCGCCCAGATGCTGGCCGCGCTCGACGGCCTGGGCAAGGACGATGTCGTGCTGCTGCATGGCTGCTGCCATAACCCGACCGGCGCAAATCTCACGCCCGATCAATGGGATATGGTGGCCTCGAGCCTCGTCCGCACCGGCGCTTTGCCTTTCATCGATCTGGCCTATCTCGGTTTTGGCGATGGTCTTGATGCCGATGCCTATGGCACGCGCAAAATTCTATCCACGGTCCCCGAAGCGCTGGTAGCATTCTCGGGATCGAAGAATTTCGGTCTCTATCGCGAGCGCATCGGCGCGGCCATCCTGGTGGCGCGTGACGGGGCAGAGGCGGACGTGACCCAGTCGCAATTGCTCAACATCATCCGCGGCGCCTATAGCCAGCCGCCCGATCATGGTGCCGAGATCATCCGCACCATTCTCGAGGATGCCGAGCTGCGCGCCGAATGGGAGACCGAGCTCGACCTGATGCGCAACCGCATGATTCACCTGCGCGAAAAGCTCAGCGAGGCGATCCGCAACAAGTCCAATTCGGCCGATTTCGACTTCATCGCCGCCCATCGCGGCATGTTTTCGCTGCTCGGGCTCGATAATGCGGTGGTTGAACATTTAAAAGCCGCCAACGGCATCTATATGATTGGGGACAGTCGCATCAATGTCGCCGGCATCCCCGAGGATCGTGTTGGCGACCTGGCCGATGCCCTGCTGGCCGCCATCAAATAG
- a CDS encoding electron transfer flavoprotein subunit alpha/FixB family protein, which translates to MSVLVIADHDAGLLSPATARVVEGASTLGPIDLLVIGDSTETVAAAAASISHVRKVQVVTGVSAADADTAVIEMLAQRYQYVIQSAGSVGRDRMPRLAAKLDLMPVTDVVAILGPNRFERPIYAGNAVQTVTDNQPRHILTLRASAFRAAAATDTAAPIEVLDMALNSVVTLLASHRTQSDSPDLATAQIVIGGGVALGSAENFGLIEKLAKTLGAAVGATRAAVDAGYAPNDWQIGQTGKIIAPDLYIAIGISGALQHLAGIQGAKKIVAINSDAGAPLMQLADLALVGDLFEIIPQLTAELERLGISR; encoded by the coding sequence ATGAGCGTATTGGTCATTGCCGATCACGATGCCGGCCTGCTCTCACCCGCCACCGCCCGCGTGGTCGAAGGCGCCTCAACCCTGGGGCCAATTGACCTCCTGGTCATCGGCGACAGCACCGAAACCGTCGCCGCCGCGGCCGCGTCGATTTCCCATGTTCGGAAAGTGCAAGTCGTTACCGGCGTTTCCGCTGCCGATGCCGACACTGCGGTGATCGAAATGCTGGCTCAACGTTACCAGTACGTTATCCAAAGTGCGGGAAGTGTGGGTCGCGATCGCATGCCCCGCCTTGCGGCAAAGCTTGATCTGATGCCGGTCACCGACGTCGTCGCCATTCTCGGCCCCAACCGCTTCGAGCGGCCCATCTATGCCGGCAATGCGGTGCAGACCGTCACCGACAACCAGCCAAGGCACATCCTCACCTTGCGCGCCTCGGCCTTCCGTGCCGCCGCTGCCACCGACACCGCGGCGCCCATCGAAGTGCTTGATATGGCGCTCAATTCCGTCGTCACCCTGCTGGCCAGCCACCGTACGCAAAGCGACAGCCCCGACCTGGCCACCGCCCAGATCGTCATCGGCGGTGGCGTCGCCCTCGGCTCGGCGGAAAACTTCGGGCTCATCGAAAAGCTTGCCAAAACGCTCGGTGCCGCGGTCGGCGCCACCCGCGCCGCCGTCGATGCCGGCTACGCCCCCAATGACTGGCAGATCGGCCAGACCGGCAAGATCATCGCCCCCGATCTCTATATCGCCATCGGCATTTCCGGCGCCCTGCAGCACCTGGCCGGCATTCAGGGCGCCAAGAAAATTGTCGCCATCAACAGCGATGCCGGGGCCCCGCTGATGCAGCTGGCCGATCTGGCACTGGTCGGCGATCTCTTTGAAATCATTCCCCAATTGACCGCCGAACTGGAGCGGCTCGGCATTTCCCGCTGA
- a CDS encoding electron transfer flavoprotein subunit beta/FixA family protein has protein sequence MKILVAIKRVVDHNVRIRVRPDGTGVETAGVRLSMNPFCKHAVEAAVQLAEAGQGGPSTEIVVVSIGPKPATDVILTALAMGAHRGILVETDAEFETLAIAKLLAKVVAEEQPDLVLLGKQAVDDDSNHVGQMLAALTDLPQATFASEIKIVGNGLEVTREIDSGRETLALPLPAVVTADLRLNTPRNAALPMVMKARSKPLAVRPVAEFGVDLAPRLLIEKISPPAERVAGKVVGSVAELAAFIAADISQMEAL, from the coding sequence ATGAAAATCCTGGTCGCCATCAAGCGCGTCGTCGATCACAATGTCCGCATCCGCGTCCGCCCCGATGGCACCGGCGTCGAAACCGCCGGCGTGCGCCTGTCGATGAACCCCTTCTGCAAGCATGCGGTGGAAGCCGCCGTGCAGCTGGCCGAGGCCGGGCAGGGCGGCCCCTCTACCGAAATCGTCGTTGTCTCTATCGGCCCCAAACCCGCCACCGACGTCATCCTCACGGCGCTGGCCATGGGCGCCCATCGCGGCATCCTGGTGGAAACCGATGCCGAGTTCGAAACCCTGGCCATTGCCAAGCTGCTGGCCAAAGTCGTGGCCGAGGAGCAGCCGGACCTCGTCCTGCTCGGCAAGCAGGCCGTCGACGATGACAGCAACCATGTCGGCCAGATGCTCGCCGCCCTCACCGACCTTCCCCAGGCCACCTTTGCCTCGGAAATCAAGATTGTTGGCAACGGCCTGGAAGTCACCCGCGAGATCGATTCCGGCCGCGAGACCCTGGCGCTGCCTTTGCCCGCCGTGGTCACGGCCGACCTGCGCCTCAACACCCCGCGCAATGCCGCTTTGCCCATGGTCATGAAGGCCCGCTCCAAGCCGCTGGCTGTCCGGCCGGTCGCCGAGTTCGGCGTCGATCTCGCCCCGCGCCTGCTCATCGAAAAGATATCCCCGCCCGCCGAGCGCGTGGCAGGAAAGGTCGTGGGCTCGGTTGCCGAACTGGCCGCCTTCATCGCCGCTGACATTTCCCAGATGGAGGCGCTGTAA
- a CDS encoding EF-hand domain-containing protein, whose protein sequence is MNTFSLLSLTAALMLSATPLALAQTSAAGTVDAGTTVESTTGGSVTGSGSVNAGATVDANGVDLSLDTNADGTVDADETAAGANAQTEVEVETDLSLDTDGDGVVSAEEARAGQAAMGDMDCSSIDLGATVSAEGLATIQSATTAQIQSVSDCNEDGAGIGGDVATAVFGNAAIAAMLTADGIAEGDVIGVNVSDAAVILYVDNGDDMSGSDDSSDADTTTEGTTAQ, encoded by the coding sequence ATGAACACCTTTTCCCTTCTCAGCCTGACGGCTGCACTGATGCTTTCAGCTACCCCACTCGCACTGGCCCAGACCAGCGCTGCCGGTACGGTAGATGCCGGAACAACTGTCGAGAGCACGACTGGCGGCAGCGTCACGGGCAGCGGCAGCGTCAATGCCGGCGCCACTGTCGATGCCAATGGCGTCGATCTCTCGCTCGATACCAATGCTGACGGCACGGTGGACGCCGACGAGACCGCCGCCGGCGCCAATGCCCAGACCGAGGTCGAGGTCGAGACCGACCTGTCGTTGGATACGGATGGCGATGGGGTCGTCTCCGCTGAGGAAGCCCGCGCCGGCCAGGCTGCCATGGGCGACATGGACTGCTCCAGCATTGACCTTGGGGCCACCGTGTCGGCTGAGGGCCTCGCCACCATCCAAAGCGCCACCACAGCCCAGATCCAGAGCGTCAGCGACTGCAATGAAGATGGTGCAGGGATCGGTGGCGATGTCGCCACGGCCGTGTTCGGCAATGCAGCCATTGCCGCCATGCTCACGGCAGATGGCATTGCCGAAGGTGATGTGATCGGCGTCAATGTCAGCGACGCCGCCGTGATCCTTTATGTGGACAATGGCGACGACATGTCGGGCAGCGATGACTCGTCGGACGCCGACACCACGACTGAAGGCACCACGGCCCAGTAA
- a CDS encoding TerC family protein, which translates to MDMLTGLFLGQPLWMWLGFLGLVALLLAFDLGVLHRDGHEIEVRESLMLSGFYVTLGLVFGAFVWWQLGAQSGIEYLTGFVVEKSLAMDNVFVIAMIFGYLAIPRHLQHRVLFWGILGVIVLRAIMIGFGAALVSEYGWVLYVFAAFLIATGIRMMLPGHGETDLGRNPVLMFIKRRFRVTEQLHGDRFFVRQTDPKTGRLERYMTPLFLALVMIEIADVIFAVDSVPAIFAITTDPYIVYTSNIFAILGLRALYFALAAILHRFAYLKQALAVLLVFIGAKIFVADLLGWEKFPAEWSLGITAVILASGIFYSLWRTAKPA; encoded by the coding sequence ATGGACATGCTGACCGGCCTTTTCCTCGGCCAGCCGCTCTGGATGTGGCTGGGTTTTCTGGGCCTCGTGGCCCTGCTGCTGGCCTTTGACTTGGGCGTGCTGCACCGCGACGGCCATGAGATCGAGGTGCGCGAGAGCCTGATGCTGTCAGGTTTCTACGTCACCCTCGGCCTCGTCTTTGGCGCCTTTGTCTGGTGGCAATTGGGGGCGCAGTCGGGCATTGAGTACCTGACCGGCTTCGTCGTCGAAAAGAGCCTGGCCATGGACAATGTCTTCGTCATTGCCATGATCTTTGGCTATCTGGCCATCCCGCGGCACCTGCAGCACCGCGTGCTGTTCTGGGGCATCCTTGGCGTCATCGTGCTGCGCGCGATCATGATCGGCTTCGGCGCGGCCCTGGTGTCCGAATACGGCTGGGTGCTTTACGTGTTTGCCGCCTTCCTCATCGCCACCGGCATCCGCATGATGCTGCCCGGACACGGCGAAACCGATCTTGGCCGCAATCCGGTGCTGATGTTCATCAAGCGGCGCTTCCGCGTCACCGAACAGCTGCATGGCGACAGGTTCTTCGTCCGCCAGACCGATCCCAAAACGGGGCGTCTCGAACGCTACATGACGCCGCTCTTCCTGGCCCTCGTCATGATCGAGATCGCCGACGTGATCTTTGCCGTGGATTCGGTGCCGGCCATCTTTGCCATCACCACCGATCCCTACATCGTCTACACGTCCAACATTTTTGCCATTCTCGGCCTGCGGGCGCTCTACTTCGCCCTCGCCGCCATCCTGCACCGTTTCGCCTATCTCAAGCAGGCTTTGGCGGTGCTGCTGGTCTTTATCGGCGCCAAGATCTTTGTCGCCGATCTGCTGGGTTGGGAGAAATTTCCGGCCGAATGGTCCCTCGGCATCACCGCCGTGATCCTGGCCAGCGGCATCTTCTATTCCCTGTGGCGCACCGCAAAGCCGGCCTAG
- a CDS encoding TerB family tellurite resistance protein, producing the protein MRGARLRARHKADGRDLHAEASRAGAEDFFQALVAAVAVIAHADGRLDLAERRKLVEAFLASPAMAGFSVADLAEELAHHARAYGYAPDLAERQALATLNISALGTADRLSIRNACHQVITADGLVHPVELGALHRVERALGLEEATDE; encoded by the coding sequence ATGCGCGGCGCGCGCCTGCGTGCCCGCCACAAAGCCGATGGGCGAGACCTGCATGCCGAAGCCAGCCGCGCTGGCGCGGAGGATTTCTTCCAGGCGCTGGTCGCTGCCGTGGCCGTCATCGCCCACGCCGATGGCCGGCTCGACCTGGCGGAAAGACGCAAGCTGGTTGAAGCCTTTCTGGCCAGTCCCGCCATGGCGGGTTTTTCCGTCGCCGACCTGGCCGAAGAGCTGGCCCACCATGCCCGCGCCTATGGCTATGCCCCCGACCTAGCCGAACGGCAGGCGCTGGCCACGCTGAACATCAGCGCGCTCGGCACGGCGGACCGGCTATCCATCCGCAATGCCTGCCACCAGGTGATCACCGCCGATGGCCTTGTTCATCCCGTCGAACTGGGGGCGCTGCACCGTGTCGAGCGCGCCCTCGGGCTGGAGGAGGCGACAGATGAGTAA
- a CDS encoding IS110 family RNA-guided transposase — MLEVTTIGLDIAKNVFHAHGADSSGRALFSRKISRTKLLEFFARQPQSLVALEACGGAHHWARELTLLGHKVKLIPPAYVKPFVKRNKNDAVDAEAICEAAQRPSMRFVAIKSEEQQASALVFRTRDLLVRQRTQLINAIRGHLTEYGWVAPKGPSHIAVLADMLDGEMGSSLPDTAKPMFRTMLDLLDQLNAKIGELDKEIARRAREDVVARRLMTIPGVGPITATAIVALAPPAETFSKGRDFAAWLGLAPRQLSTGGKQKLGSITKMGERTLRRLLIIGSSAVVLQASKRGAPAGSWLEQMMARKPRMLVTVALANKTARIVWALLIKQEEYKAPVAAAA; from the coding sequence ATGTTGGAAGTTACCACAATCGGTCTGGATATCGCGAAGAACGTTTTCCATGCGCACGGTGCAGATTCAAGCGGTCGAGCTCTGTTTAGCCGCAAGATCAGCCGCACGAAGTTGCTGGAGTTCTTCGCTCGGCAGCCACAGTCCCTAGTGGCGTTGGAGGCGTGCGGCGGTGCGCACCATTGGGCGCGCGAACTCACGCTGTTGGGTCACAAGGTCAAGCTTATCCCGCCAGCCTATGTGAAGCCCTTCGTAAAGCGGAACAAGAACGACGCGGTCGATGCCGAAGCCATCTGCGAGGCAGCGCAGCGTCCCAGCATGCGGTTCGTGGCGATCAAGAGCGAGGAACAGCAGGCATCAGCTTTGGTGTTTAGAACCCGCGACCTTCTGGTGCGGCAGCGCACCCAGTTGATCAATGCGATCCGCGGCCACCTCACCGAGTATGGCTGGGTCGCGCCAAAGGGTCCGTCACATATAGCGGTGTTGGCCGACATGCTCGATGGCGAGATGGGCTCGTCGCTTCCAGACACAGCCAAGCCCATGTTCCGCACGATGCTCGATCTGCTCGATCAACTGAACGCCAAGATAGGCGAGCTGGACAAGGAGATCGCACGGCGAGCCCGCGAGGATGTGGTCGCCCGGCGACTGATGACAATACCGGGCGTGGGTCCCATCACCGCTACGGCGATTGTAGCCCTTGCTCCGCCAGCCGAGACGTTCAGCAAAGGTCGAGACTTCGCCGCCTGGTTGGGTCTGGCGCCACGTCAGCTCTCAACCGGTGGCAAGCAAAAGCTGGGCTCGATCACCAAAATGGGTGAGCGAACCTTGCGGCGGCTTCTCATCATTGGCTCCAGTGCGGTGGTCTTGCAAGCGAGCAAGCGAGGTGCGCCCGCAGGCTCATGGCTTGAGCAGATGATGGCTCGCAAGCCGCGCATGCTGGTCACGGTCGCACTGGCCAACAAGACGGCGCGCATCGTCTGGGCGCTGCTCATCAAACAAGAGGAATACAAAGCTCCGGTCGCAGCTGCGGCGTAA
- a CDS encoding LysR family transcriptional regulator, producing the protein MKTLNFRHLWYFRQVAREGNLTRAARLLAVSQSALSTQIQILETRLGHPLFERVGRRLVLTEAGKVALDHADAIFDMGEDLLTTLRVGSGRRQVLRVGALATLSRNFQIDFLRPCLGRANLEVVLSSGSLVELTGLLRRLELDVVLCNAAPAAGHADELVAHRLARQPIALFGAAALQSHAATPQDALRTHGVILPTGASTIRVEFDALCARLGIIPSVVAEVDDMAMLRLMAREGIGLAPLPAIVVRDELEAGTLREVVRLPGIEEAFYALTFNRQFQSPVAEELIAIAAHWSL; encoded by the coding sequence ATGAAGACGCTGAACTTCCGACACTTGTGGTATTTCAGGCAGGTTGCCCGCGAGGGCAACCTCACGCGCGCCGCGCGTCTGCTGGCTGTCTCGCAGTCTGCCCTCTCCACCCAGATCCAGATTCTCGAGACCCGGTTGGGGCACCCGCTCTTCGAACGAGTCGGTCGTCGGCTCGTGCTGACCGAGGCCGGCAAAGTGGCGCTCGACCATGCCGATGCCATCTTCGACATGGGTGAGGACCTGTTGACGACGCTACGCGTCGGCTCCGGGCGCCGACAGGTCCTGCGTGTTGGCGCACTGGCCACCCTTTCGCGCAATTTTCAGATCGATTTTCTGCGGCCTTGCCTGGGTCGGGCCAACCTTGAAGTCGTGTTGAGCTCGGGCAGCCTCGTCGAGTTGACCGGCCTGCTGCGCCGCCTCGAGCTTGATGTCGTGCTGTGCAATGCGGCCCCCGCTGCTGGCCATGCCGATGAGTTGGTGGCGCACCGGCTGGCCCGCCAACCCATCGCCCTGTTCGGAGCGGCAGCCTTGCAATCGCATGCCGCGACCCCCCAGGACGCCCTGAGAACACATGGCGTCATCCTGCCGACCGGCGCCAGCACTATTCGGGTCGAATTCGACGCTCTCTGTGCACGCCTCGGCATCATTCCTTCCGTGGTTGCGGAAGTCGACGACATGGCAATGCTCCGGTTGATGGCGCGCGAGGGCATCGGTCTGGCCCCGCTCCCCGCAATCGTGGTTCGCGACGAACTGGAGGCAGGCACTTTGCGCGAAGTGGTGCGACTGCCGGGGATCGAAGAAGCCTTTTACGCGCTGACCTTCAACCGGCAGTTCCAAAGCCCGGTCGCTGAAGAACTGATCGCCATTGCCGCGCATTGGTCGCTCTAG
- a CDS encoding sodium-dependent bicarbonate transport family permease, with protein MNFIELSVRARSALPSLQTGDPMEILLSPAILFFALGIVAASIRSSLEIPEAVSKGLAIYLMTAIGLKGGVQVSTSGVTSELVVAGLTGIGLSLLLPVPAFWAMRRLAKLDTVNAGAIAAHYGSVSVVTFVTGMAILEAGGLPVAGYMVAVLAMMEAPAIITGIWLAKRGEGAGARALRGHLSHAMRDGAVVLLLGSFIVGLAVGKSGFDPIRPVFEHAFGGVLCLFLLEMGLVAARHLMRTRSVTPVIAALAVVIAFVNGTVGVLAGALIGLDTGSTAALGILAGSASYIAAPAAIRLALPEADIGLPLAMSLAITFPFNVLVGIPIFTTLARLLT; from the coding sequence ATGAATTTTATTGAACTATCGGTTCGCGCTAGGTCGGCCTTGCCCTCCCTGCAAACTGGCGATCCGATGGAAATCCTGCTCTCACCTGCCATCCTGTTCTTCGCACTCGGCATTGTCGCCGCCTCCATCCGCAGCAGTCTGGAAATCCCCGAGGCTGTCAGCAAGGGACTGGCCATCTACCTGATGACCGCGATCGGGCTAAAGGGCGGGGTCCAGGTTTCGACGTCCGGCGTAACGAGCGAGCTGGTGGTTGCCGGCCTGACCGGTATCGGCCTCAGCCTGTTGCTCCCGGTTCCCGCATTCTGGGCCATGCGGCGCCTGGCCAAGCTGGACACTGTCAATGCGGGTGCCATCGCGGCCCATTATGGGTCCGTGTCGGTGGTGACCTTCGTCACGGGGATGGCCATACTCGAGGCTGGCGGCCTGCCGGTCGCCGGCTACATGGTCGCTGTGCTCGCCATGATGGAGGCGCCGGCGATCATTACCGGCATCTGGCTCGCCAAGCGCGGCGAGGGTGCCGGGGCCCGGGCCCTGCGCGGACACCTTTCGCACGCGATGCGAGATGGCGCGGTGGTGCTGCTACTGGGTAGTTTCATCGTCGGTCTTGCGGTTGGCAAGAGCGGCTTTGATCCGATCCGGCCCGTCTTCGAGCACGCCTTTGGGGGTGTCCTTTGCCTGTTCCTGTTGGAAATGGGCCTGGTTGCCGCGCGCCATCTCATGCGGACCCGCAGCGTGACACCCGTCATCGCGGCGCTGGCGGTGGTTATTGCCTTCGTGAACGGGACGGTGGGGGTTCTGGCCGGCGCCCTGATCGGGCTCGACACTGGTTCGACCGCGGCGCTGGGTATCCTTGCCGGCAGCGCCAGCTATATTGCGGCGCCGGCTGCCATTCGGCTGGCCTTGCCGGAAGCCGACATTGGCCTGCCCCTGGCCATGTCGCTGGCCATCACGTTCCCCTTCAATGTGCTGGTGGGTATTCCGATCTTCACGACCCTGGCCCGACTTCTGACTTGA
- a CDS encoding M20 aminoacylase family protein translates to MPVLNRIAEFADEIAAWRQDFHAHPEILYAVERTAGVVADKLREFGCDEIVTGIGGTGVVGIINGRSNGSGRTIGLRADMDALPITEKTGAAYASTVDGKMHACGHDGHTAMLLGAAKYLAETRNFDGRIAVIFQPAEEGGAGAKAMLDDRLVENFGIDEFYGMHNWPGMPAGQFGIRAGGIMAATDRFYIDITGQGGHAARPQTTVDPIIVAANMIVGMQAIVSRNVDPLASAVLSVTMLEAGEADNVISRTAKITGTVRTLDLGVQDLIEQRLADFVPQFAKSFGATASVRYARGYPVTVNAPEQTAFAAAVASEIAGPGRVDADAPPSMGGEDFSFMLERRPGAYIFVGNGDSSELHTDSYDFNDAIIPAGTSYWVRLAERALPLDGR, encoded by the coding sequence ATGCCCGTGCTCAACCGTATTGCCGAGTTTGCCGACGAAATCGCCGCCTGGCGGCAGGATTTTCATGCGCATCCGGAGATCCTCTACGCGGTGGAGCGGACGGCGGGCGTGGTGGCAGACAAACTCAGGGAATTCGGCTGCGACGAGATCGTCACCGGGATCGGCGGCACGGGCGTGGTGGGGATCATCAACGGCCGCAGCAATGGCAGCGGGCGGACGATCGGGCTGCGGGCCGACATGGACGCCCTGCCGATCACCGAAAAGACCGGCGCGGCCTATGCCTCGACCGTGGACGGCAAGATGCATGCCTGCGGCCATGACGGGCATACCGCCATGCTGCTGGGCGCGGCGAAATACCTGGCGGAGACGCGCAATTTCGACGGCCGCATCGCTGTCATCTTCCAGCCGGCCGAAGAGGGCGGCGCCGGCGCCAAGGCCATGCTGGACGACAGGCTGGTGGAAAATTTCGGCATTGACGAGTTCTACGGCATGCATAACTGGCCGGGCATGCCGGCGGGGCAGTTCGGCATCCGTGCCGGCGGCATCATGGCGGCGACCGACCGCTTCTATATCGACATTACCGGCCAGGGCGGCCATGCGGCGCGGCCGCAGACCACGGTGGACCCGATCATCGTCGCGGCCAACATGATCGTGGGCATGCAGGCGATCGTGTCGCGCAATGTCGATCCGCTGGCCAGCGCCGTGCTGTCGGTGACGATGCTGGAGGCCGGCGAGGCGGACAATGTGATTTCGCGCACGGCCAAGATCACGGGCACGGTGCGCACGCTGGACCTGGGTGTGCAGGACCTGATCGAGCAGCGGCTGGCCGATTTCGTGCCGCAATTTGCCAAGAGCTTCGGCGCGACGGCCAGCGTGCGCTATGCACGCGGCTATCCGGTGACGGTCAATGCGCCCGAGCAGACGGCCTTTGCCGCCGCGGTGGCCAGCGAGATCGCCGGACCCGGTCGGGTCGATGCCGATGCGCCGCCCTCGATGGGCGGGGAGGACTTTTCCTTCATGCTGGAGCGCCGGCCAGGCGCCTATATCTTTGTCGGCAATGGCGACAGCAGCGAGCTGCATACCGACAGCTACGATTTCAACGACGCGATCATCCCGGCGGGCACCAGCTATTGGGTGCGGCTGGCGGAACGGGCTTTGCCCCTTGATGGGCGATAG